Genomic segment of Martelella lutilitoris:
TACGCGCTGGTCCTCGTGGATACGATCCGTGCCACGCCGGTCGATCTCGATTTTCACGGTGCACTTCCTTGTCTCGTCGCGGTGAAGAAATGCGCCGCCGTCTTCTGCGCCTCCTCGGCCTTGCGGCATCGCCGCGCCATGATGGCGTCTTCGGCCGGCTGCAGCAGCTCCAATGCGAGCAGGGCGTGCGACTGCGGATCCTGCAGCAGCGCGTCGAAGAAGGCGGCGAGTTCAGCCCGCTCCGGATCGCGGCCGAGCACCACGGCATAACCGCGCCGACCGTCGATCTCCACGATGCAGCGCGTCATGGTCGCCTCGCCGAG
This window contains:
- the phnG gene encoding phosphonate C-P lyase system protein PhnG codes for the protein MGVLARAPIDLLRSAFDGSRQRHAARRFVGPEVGLLQLCAKAPVTGTPFHLGEATMTRCIVEIDGRRGYAVVLGRDPERAELAAFFDALLQDPQSHALLALELLQPAEDAIMARRCRKAEEAQKTAAHFFTATRQGSAP